The Budorcas taxicolor isolate Tak-1 chromosome 2, Takin1.1, whole genome shotgun sequence genome window below encodes:
- the TRIM50 gene encoding E3 ubiquitin-protein ligase TRIM50 encodes MAWQVSVPELEDRLQCPMCLEVFKEPLMLQCGHSYCKGCLASLSRHLAAELRCPECRREVDYSSSPPNVSLAKVIEALQLPGDPEPQLCVHHRNPLSLFCEKDQELICGLCGLLGAHQHHRVTPVPTVYSRMKEELAALISNLKQEQKKVDEQIAKLVNNRTRIVNESDVFSWVIRREFQELHHLVDEEKARCLEGVEGHTRGLVASLDMQLEQARGARERLVQAAGVLEQFGSESHHEFIRKYHAMASRPELQQARLSEGAFSPISFKPGLHQADIKLTVWKRLFRKVLPAPESLKLDPATAHPLLELSKGNTVVQCGLLAQRRASQPERFDYSTCVLASRGFSCGRHYWEVVVGSKSDWRLGVIKGTASRKGKLSKSPEHGVWLIGLKEGRVYEAFSCPRVPLPVAGHPHRIGIYLHYEQGELTFFDADRPDDLRPLYSFQADFQGKLYPILDVCWHDRGSNSLPMVLPPPGGPGLLSPLQPTKL; translated from the exons ATGGCGTGGCAGGTGAGCGTGCCCGAGCTGGAGGACCGCCTGCAGTGCCCCATGTGCCTGGAGGTCTTCAAGGAGCCCCTGATGCTGCAGTGCGGCCACTCCTACTGCAAAGGCTGCCTGGCGTCCCTGTCGCGCCACCTGGCCGCAGAGCTGCGCTGCCCCGAGTGCCGGCGGGAGGTGGACTACAGCAGCTCCCCACCCAACGTCTCCCTGGCGAAGGTGATCGAAGCCCTGCAGCTCCCAGGGGACCCGGAGCCCCAGCTGTGCGTGCACCACCGGAACCCGCTCAGCCTCTTCTGTGAGAAGGACCAGGAGCTCATCTGCGGCCTCTGTGGCCTGCTGGGCGCCCACCAGCACCACCGGGTTACACCCGTGCCCACTGTCTACAGCCGCATGAAG GAGGAGCTAGCAGCCCTCATCTCCAACCTGAAGCAGGAGCAGAAGAAGGTAGATGAGCAAATCGCCAAACTGGTGAACAACAGGACTCGGATTGTG AACGAGTCCGATGTCTTCAGCTGGGTGATCCGCCGTGAGTTCCAGGAGCTCCACCACCTGGTGGACGAGGAGAAGGCCCGCTGCCTGGAGGGGGTGGAGGGCCACACCCGCGGCCTCGTGGCCTCCCTGGACATGCAGCTGGAGCAGGCCCGGGGCGCCCGGGAGCGGCTGGTCCAGGCCGCGGGTGTGCTGGAGCAGTTCGGCAGCGAGAGTCACCACGAGTTCATCCGG AAGTACCACGCCATGGCCTCCAG ACCAGAGCTCCAGCAGGCCCGACTCTCGGAAGGTGCCTTCAGCCCCATCTCCTTCAAGCCAGGCCTGCACCAGGCTGACATCAAGCTGACGGTGTGGAAAAGGCTTTTCCGAAAGGTTCTGCCAG ccccagagtCCCTCAAGCTGGATCCGGCCACGGCCCACCCCCTCCTGGAGCTCTCCAAGGGCAACACGGTGGTGCAGTGTGGGCTCCTGGCCCAGCGGCGCGCCAGCCAGCCCGAACGCTTCGATTACAGCACATGTGTCCTGGCCAGCAGGGGCTTCTCCTGCGGCCGCCACTactgggaggtggtggtgggcagCAAGAGCGACTGGCGCCTGGGGGTCATCAAGGGCACAGCCAGCCGCAAGGGCAAGCTGAGCAAGTCCCCGGAGCACGGCGTGTGGCTCATCGGCCTGAAGGAGGGCCGAGTGTACGAGGCCTTCAGCTGCCCCCGGGTGCCCCTGCCCGTGGCGGGCCACCCCCACCGCATCGGCATCTACCTGCACTATGAGCAGGGGGAGCTCACCTTCTTTGACGCCGACCGCCCCGATGACCTGCGGCCACTCTACTCGTTCCAGGCCGACTTCCAGGGCAAGCTGTACCCCATCCTGGACGTGTGCTGGCACGACAGGGGCAGCAACTCCCTACCCATGGTGCTGCCGCCACCCGGCGGGCCCGGCCTCCTCTccccactgcagcccaccaagctgtAG